From Garra rufa chromosome 19, GarRuf1.0, whole genome shotgun sequence, the proteins below share one genomic window:
- the ehmt1b gene encoding histone-lysine N-methyltransferase EHMT1 isoform X5: protein MASMKTEPSSLANGNSGKRETMKSEGTKESRSDQEEGGDEDHSNGQADPLREATELNGTYENTDTKRTEQNLSAQGSPARSSTMENGLSETEPPHGSTVGSNGYILNKQQEDTVSAPHRTNWSPVGGSTLGHGTNKSSPPSASTLRPPDQGSSNSAASPTERRAETETKNGIVSNTPPPTIHRARKTMSRPASNQILKLLNRENKEPVVVKDDSLSKPEAVQPQPSLIQNQLPQSQTDVTSVLNTTPAKPQTAAVSRKKKRKMGTYSLVPKKKNKVLKQRTVLEMFQRMSQSQANPQQAKEAVHVNGERMENESDEEESEEGEDTEEDEELGREDIAKASQEGSKIASGSQPLEEEQESEESPEGEGEEEGNESDLSSESSLKKKWKKKVKGDHAWLRPSRKRKRKLKAKTEGLSGMESQSQSESQSSPSAPSDNRKEYKEVPLDSLNLAAQEALLTSPSTAVSGSVVSTDADMVQELPLCSCRMEMPKSREILTLADRKCMATESIDGQLSRCQSAVLKHEMMRPSNSVQLLVLCEDHRTGMVKHQCCPGCGFFCRAGVFMECQPEVNISHRFHRACASVLNGQSFCPHCGEEVSKAKEVTIAKADTTSTVPLTHGPCTPSTSEGKADTTTGGSTRLSVLGEGKADSTLSKPQSQDTSVSPLGSKIVPVGAGSGIGSPPGPPKETLESVLLALDAEKPKKLRFHPKQLYISAKQGELQKVLLMLVDGIDPNFKMESQNKRTPLHVAAEAGHQEVCHMLVQAGANLDMCDEDQRTPLMEACENNHLDTVRYLLRAGAIVSHKDVEGSTCLHLAAKTGHFGIVQHLLSTGLVDINCQDDGGWTAMIWATEYKHVDQVKLLLSKGADINIRDKEENICLHWAAFSGCVEIAEILLDAKCDLNAVNIHGDSPSHIASREGRVDCVNMFLSRGADISLKNKEGETPMECCSQNSKVWNALQASKKQKEANSKNGPIEKLLNRDIARGYEKVPIPCVNAVDSEPCPDNYKYVPDSCVTSPMNIDKNITHLQYCVCKDDCSSASCMCGQLSLRCWYDKESRLLPEFCNEEPPLIFECNHACSCWRNCKNRVVQNGLRIRLQLFRTQMMGWGVKTLQDIPQGTFVCEYVGEIISDAEADVRENDSYLFSLDSKVGDMYCVDARFYGNISRFINHHCEPNLFPCRVFTSHQDLRFPHIAFFASKNISAGDELGFDYGDHFWDVKGKLFSCQCGSSKCKHSATAVAQSQADSTPGDQQPSALPDTSSSTPSSPS, encoded by the exons CCCTCCAGTTTGGCCAATGGGAATTCAGGCAAGAGGGAAACCATGAAGTCCGAGGGGACAAAAGAGTCTCGTAGTGATCAAGAAGAGG GAGGAGATGAAGATCACTCAAACGGGCAAGCAGACCCTCTCAGAGAGGCCACTGAGTTGAATGGGACCTATGAAAACACGGACACAAAGAGAACTGAACAGAACCTCTCTGCGCAAGGGTCACCAGCTCGATCCTCAACCATGGAGAACGGACTGTCAGAGACTGAGCCGCCCCATGGCTCTACAGTGGGCAGCAATGGATATATTCTAAACAAACAGCAGGAAGACACAGTATCGGCCCCACATAGGACTAACTGGTCCCCCGTAGGGGGTTCCACATTGGGGCATGGGACTAATAAAAGCTCGCCACCTTCAGCTTCTACATTGCGACCCCCAGATCAGGGTTCTTCAAACAGTGCTGCAAGCCCAACAGAGAGACGAGCGGAAACAGAGACTAAAAACGGCATAGTGTCCAATACACCCCCACCAACGATACACCGTGCACGCAAAACTATGTCAAGGCCGGCATCAAACCAGATACTAAAG CTTTTGAACAGGGAAAACAAGGAGCCAGTCGTGGTGAAAGATGACAGTCTGAGTAAACCAGAGGCAGTGCAGCCTCAGCCATCTCTAATCCAGAATCAGCTACCTCAAAGCCAAACTGACGTCACATCTGTACTGAACACCACACCAGCCAAGCCACAAACAG CAGCCGTGTCAaggaagaagaaaagaaagatggGAACATATAGTCTTGTGCCCAAGAAGAAAAATAAAGTCTTGAAACAACGCACAGTTCTGGAGATGTTTCAGCGCATGTCCCAGTCTCAAGCCAACCCTCAG CAGGCAAAGGAAGCCGTGCATGTGAATGGCGAGAGAATGGAGAACGAGTCTGATGAGGAAGAGTCAGAGGAAGGAGAAGACACGGAAGAGGATGAGGAGCTAGGCAGAGAGGATATAGCCAAAGCCTCTCAGGAGGGATCCAAGATAGCTTCAGGTTCTCAG CCTCTTGAAGAAGAACAGGAGTCCGAGGAGTCACCAGAGGGTGAAGGTGAAGAGGAAGGGAATGAATCAGACTTG AGTTCAGAGTCCAGTTTGAAAAAGAAATGGAAAAAGAAAGTCAAAGGGGACCACGCCTGGCTCCGACCATCAAGGAAACGCAAGAGGAAATTGAAAGCGAAAACCGAAGGACTTTCAG GAATGGAGTCCCAGTCTCAATCTGAGAGCCAGAGCTCCCCATCAGCCCCTTCTGACAATAGGAAAGAATATAAGGAAGTCCCACTAGACTCCCTCAACTTAGCAGCACAGGAAGCATTACTGACATCTCCGAGCACAG CTGTTTCAGGGTCAGTGGTGAGCACAGATGCTGACATGGTGCAGGAACTGCCTCTGTGCAGCTGTCGAATGGAGATGCCTAAGAGCCGAGAAATTCTCACGCTTGCGGACAGGAAGTGTATGGCAACCGAGAGCATTGACGGTCAG CTGAGCCGTTGTCAGAGTGCAGTGCTGAAGCACGAGATGATGAGGCCTTCAAACTCAGTCCAACTGCTGGTTCTGTGTGAAGACCATCGCACGGGCATGGTCAAACATCAGTGCTGCCCAGGCTGTGGCTTCTTTTGCAGAGCC GGCGTCTTCATGGAGTGTCAGCCAGAGGTGAACATCTCCCACCGGTTTCATCGAGCCTGTGCCTCGGTGCTCAACGGTCAGAGCTTTTGTCCACACTGTGGAGAGGAGGTCAGCAAGGCGAAAGAGGTCACCATTGCCAAGGCCGATACGACGTCTACTGTGCCTCTCACACATGGCCCTTGCACACCCAGCACCTCAGAGGGCAAAGCAGACACCACCACTGGAGG GTCCACCCGGCTCTCGGTTCTTGGAGAGGGCAAAGCAGACAGCACCTTATCTAAACCACAGTCACAGGACACATCTGTGTCCCCTTTGGGCTCCAAAATCGTACCTGTAGGAGCTGGGTCTGGAATCGGATCTCCACCAGGACCACCTAAAGAAACTCTGGAAAGTGTCCTGCTGGCTCTAGATGCAGAGAA ACCCAAGAAGCTTCGGTTTCACCCAAAACAGCTGTATATTTCTGCCAAACAAGGAGAGCTGCAGAAGGTCTTATTGATGTTGG TGGATGGAATAGACCCTAACTTCAAAATGGAAAGCCAAAACAAACGCACACCGCTCCATGTAGCAGCTGAAGCAGGTCATCAGGAAGTCTGCCATATGCTGGTGCAG GCTGGTGCAAACCTTGACATGTGTGATGAGGACCAGCGGACGCCCCTTATGGAGGCCTGTGAGAACAATCATCTTGACACAGTACGCTATCTTCTGAGGGCTGGAGCCATCGTCTCTCACAAG GATGTTGAAGGTTCAACATGTCTCCATCTTGCTGCTAAGACTGGGCACTTCGGCATTGTACAACATTTGCTGTCTACAGGGCTTGTAGATATTAACTGCCAG GATGATGGAGGTTGGACAGCCATGATTTGGGCCACGGAGTACAAACATGTAGACCAAGTAAAACTCTTGCTCTCCAAAGGGGCTGATATCAACATTCGAGACAAG GAGGAAAATATCTGTTTGCACTGGGCGGCATTCTCTGGCTGTGTGGAGATAGCTGAGATCCTGCTTGATGCCAAGTGTGATCTCAACGCTGTCAACATCCATGGAGACTCACCCTCGCACATAGCATCACGGGAGGGCCGGGTCGACTGTGTGAA catgtttctgTCACGGGGGGCTGACATAAGCCTTAAAAACAAAGAAGGAGAGACGCCTATGGAGTGCTGCAGCCAGAACTCGAAAGTTTGGAATGCCCTTCAAGCTAGCAAAAAGCAGAAAGAAGCTAACAGCAAGAATGGCCCTATAGAGAAGCTTCTCAACAG GGACATCGCCAGAGGCTACGAGAAAGTCCCCATCCCGTGTGTGAATGCAGTGGATAGCGAACCCTGTCCTGACAACTACAAATATGTCCCTGATAGCTGTGTGACATCCCCGATGAACATTGACAAAAACATCACCCACTTGCAG TACTGCGTCTGTAAGGACGATTGCTCCTCAGCTAGTTGCATGTGTGGCCAACTCAGCTTGCGCTGCTGGTATGATAAA GAGAGCCGTCTGCTGCCTGAGTTCTGCAATGAGGAGCCACCTCTTATATTTGAGTGCAACCATGCCTGCTCATGCTGGAGAAACTGCAAAAACCGTGTGGTACAGAACGGCCTGAG GATAAGACTGCAGTTGTTCAGGACACAGATGATGGGATGGGGTGTCAAGACATTACAGGATATCCCACAAGGAACGTTTGTGTGCGA ATACGTGGGAGAAATCATCTCTGACGCCGAAGCAGATGTCAGAGAAAATGACTCCTATCTTTTCAGTCTGGACAGCAAG GTGGGTGATATGTACTGTGTTGATGCGCGTTTCTACGGCAACATCAGCCGTTTCATAAACCATCACTGCGAGCCGAATCTGTTCCCGTGTCGAGTGTTCACCTCTCACCAGGACCTCAGATTTCCTCACATCGCGTTCTTCGCCTCCAAGAACATCAGTGCCGGAGACGAACTCGG GTTTGATTACGGCGATCACTTTTGGGACGTTAAAGGGAAGCTGTTCAGCTGCCAGTGTGGCTCATCCAAATGCAAGCACTCAGCCACCGCCGTCGCCCAGAGTCAGGCAGACAGCACGCCGGGAGACCAGCAGCCCAGCGCCCTGCCCGATACCAGCTCGTCCACCCCATCCAGCCCCAGCTAA
- the ehmt1b gene encoding histone-lysine N-methyltransferase EHMT1 isoform X8 produces the protein MASMKTEPSSLANGNSGKRETMKSEGTKESRSDQEEGGDEDHSNGQADPLREATELNGTYENTDTKRTEQNLSAQGSPARSSTMENGLSETEPPHGSTVGSNGYILNKQQEDTVSAPHRTNWSPVGGSTLGHGTNKSSPPSASTLRPPDQGSSNSAASPTERRAETETKNGIVSNTPPPTIHRARKTMSRPASNQILKLLNRENKEPVVVKDDSLSKPEAVQPQPSLIQNQLPQSQTDVTSVLNTTPAKPQTVEPRPVSPSVAAVSRKKKRKMGTYSLVPKKKNKVLKQRTVLEMFQRMSQSQANPQQAKEAVHVNGERMENESDEEESEEGEDTEEDEELGREDIAKASQEGSKIASGSQPLEEEQESEESPEGEGEEEGNESDLSSESSLKKKWKKKVKGDHAWLRPSRKRKRKLKAKTEGLSGMESQSQSESQSSPSAPSDNRKEYKEVPLDSLNLAAQEALLTSPSTAVSGSVVSTDADMVQELPLCSCRMEMPKSREILTLADRKCMATESIDGQGVFMECQPEVNISHRFHRACASVLNGQSFCPHCGEEVSKAKEVTIAKADTTSTVPLTHGPCTPSTSEGKADTTTGGSTRLSVLGEGKADSTLSKPQSQDTSVSPLGSKIVPVGAGSGIGSPPGPPKETLESVLLALDAEKPKKLRFHPKQLYISAKQGELQKVLLMLVDGIDPNFKMESQNKRTPLHVAAEAGHQEVCHMLVQAGANLDMCDEDQRTPLMEACENNHLDTVRYLLRAGAIVSHKDVEGSTCLHLAAKTGHFGIVQHLLSTGLVDINCQDDGGWTAMIWATEYKHVDQVKLLLSKGADINIRDKEENICLHWAAFSGCVEIAEILLDAKCDLNAVNIHGDSPSHIASREGRVDCVNMFLSRGADISLKNKEGETPMECCSQNSKVWNALQASKKQKEANSKNGPIEKLLNRDIARGYEKVPIPCVNAVDSEPCPDNYKYVPDSCVTSPMNIDKNITHLQYCVCKDDCSSASCMCGQLSLRCWYDKESRLLPEFCNEEPPLIFECNHACSCWRNCKNRVVQNGLRIRLQLFRTQMMGWGVKTLQDIPQGTFVCEYVGEIISDAEADVRENDSYLFSLDSKVGDMYCVDARFYGNISRFINHHCEPNLFPCRVFTSHQDLRFPHIAFFASKNISAGDELGFDYGDHFWDVKGKLFSCQCGSSKCKHSATAVAQSQADSTPGDQQPSALPDTSSSTPSSPS, from the exons CCCTCCAGTTTGGCCAATGGGAATTCAGGCAAGAGGGAAACCATGAAGTCCGAGGGGACAAAAGAGTCTCGTAGTGATCAAGAAGAGG GAGGAGATGAAGATCACTCAAACGGGCAAGCAGACCCTCTCAGAGAGGCCACTGAGTTGAATGGGACCTATGAAAACACGGACACAAAGAGAACTGAACAGAACCTCTCTGCGCAAGGGTCACCAGCTCGATCCTCAACCATGGAGAACGGACTGTCAGAGACTGAGCCGCCCCATGGCTCTACAGTGGGCAGCAATGGATATATTCTAAACAAACAGCAGGAAGACACAGTATCGGCCCCACATAGGACTAACTGGTCCCCCGTAGGGGGTTCCACATTGGGGCATGGGACTAATAAAAGCTCGCCACCTTCAGCTTCTACATTGCGACCCCCAGATCAGGGTTCTTCAAACAGTGCTGCAAGCCCAACAGAGAGACGAGCGGAAACAGAGACTAAAAACGGCATAGTGTCCAATACACCCCCACCAACGATACACCGTGCACGCAAAACTATGTCAAGGCCGGCATCAAACCAGATACTAAAG CTTTTGAACAGGGAAAACAAGGAGCCAGTCGTGGTGAAAGATGACAGTCTGAGTAAACCAGAGGCAGTGCAGCCTCAGCCATCTCTAATCCAGAATCAGCTACCTCAAAGCCAAACTGACGTCACATCTGTACTGAACACCACACCAGCCAAGCCACAAACAG TTGAACCCAGACCTGTCTCTCCCTCAGTAGCAGCCGTGTCAaggaagaagaaaagaaagatggGAACATATAGTCTTGTGCCCAAGAAGAAAAATAAAGTCTTGAAACAACGCACAGTTCTGGAGATGTTTCAGCGCATGTCCCAGTCTCAAGCCAACCCTCAG CAGGCAAAGGAAGCCGTGCATGTGAATGGCGAGAGAATGGAGAACGAGTCTGATGAGGAAGAGTCAGAGGAAGGAGAAGACACGGAAGAGGATGAGGAGCTAGGCAGAGAGGATATAGCCAAAGCCTCTCAGGAGGGATCCAAGATAGCTTCAGGTTCTCAG CCTCTTGAAGAAGAACAGGAGTCCGAGGAGTCACCAGAGGGTGAAGGTGAAGAGGAAGGGAATGAATCAGACTTG AGTTCAGAGTCCAGTTTGAAAAAGAAATGGAAAAAGAAAGTCAAAGGGGACCACGCCTGGCTCCGACCATCAAGGAAACGCAAGAGGAAATTGAAAGCGAAAACCGAAGGACTTTCAG GAATGGAGTCCCAGTCTCAATCTGAGAGCCAGAGCTCCCCATCAGCCCCTTCTGACAATAGGAAAGAATATAAGGAAGTCCCACTAGACTCCCTCAACTTAGCAGCACAGGAAGCATTACTGACATCTCCGAGCACAG CTGTTTCAGGGTCAGTGGTGAGCACAGATGCTGACATGGTGCAGGAACTGCCTCTGTGCAGCTGTCGAATGGAGATGCCTAAGAGCCGAGAAATTCTCACGCTTGCGGACAGGAAGTGTATGGCAACCGAGAGCATTGACGGTCAG GGCGTCTTCATGGAGTGTCAGCCAGAGGTGAACATCTCCCACCGGTTTCATCGAGCCTGTGCCTCGGTGCTCAACGGTCAGAGCTTTTGTCCACACTGTGGAGAGGAGGTCAGCAAGGCGAAAGAGGTCACCATTGCCAAGGCCGATACGACGTCTACTGTGCCTCTCACACATGGCCCTTGCACACCCAGCACCTCAGAGGGCAAAGCAGACACCACCACTGGAGG GTCCACCCGGCTCTCGGTTCTTGGAGAGGGCAAAGCAGACAGCACCTTATCTAAACCACAGTCACAGGACACATCTGTGTCCCCTTTGGGCTCCAAAATCGTACCTGTAGGAGCTGGGTCTGGAATCGGATCTCCACCAGGACCACCTAAAGAAACTCTGGAAAGTGTCCTGCTGGCTCTAGATGCAGAGAA ACCCAAGAAGCTTCGGTTTCACCCAAAACAGCTGTATATTTCTGCCAAACAAGGAGAGCTGCAGAAGGTCTTATTGATGTTGG TGGATGGAATAGACCCTAACTTCAAAATGGAAAGCCAAAACAAACGCACACCGCTCCATGTAGCAGCTGAAGCAGGTCATCAGGAAGTCTGCCATATGCTGGTGCAG GCTGGTGCAAACCTTGACATGTGTGATGAGGACCAGCGGACGCCCCTTATGGAGGCCTGTGAGAACAATCATCTTGACACAGTACGCTATCTTCTGAGGGCTGGAGCCATCGTCTCTCACAAG GATGTTGAAGGTTCAACATGTCTCCATCTTGCTGCTAAGACTGGGCACTTCGGCATTGTACAACATTTGCTGTCTACAGGGCTTGTAGATATTAACTGCCAG GATGATGGAGGTTGGACAGCCATGATTTGGGCCACGGAGTACAAACATGTAGACCAAGTAAAACTCTTGCTCTCCAAAGGGGCTGATATCAACATTCGAGACAAG GAGGAAAATATCTGTTTGCACTGGGCGGCATTCTCTGGCTGTGTGGAGATAGCTGAGATCCTGCTTGATGCCAAGTGTGATCTCAACGCTGTCAACATCCATGGAGACTCACCCTCGCACATAGCATCACGGGAGGGCCGGGTCGACTGTGTGAA catgtttctgTCACGGGGGGCTGACATAAGCCTTAAAAACAAAGAAGGAGAGACGCCTATGGAGTGCTGCAGCCAGAACTCGAAAGTTTGGAATGCCCTTCAAGCTAGCAAAAAGCAGAAAGAAGCTAACAGCAAGAATGGCCCTATAGAGAAGCTTCTCAACAG GGACATCGCCAGAGGCTACGAGAAAGTCCCCATCCCGTGTGTGAATGCAGTGGATAGCGAACCCTGTCCTGACAACTACAAATATGTCCCTGATAGCTGTGTGACATCCCCGATGAACATTGACAAAAACATCACCCACTTGCAG TACTGCGTCTGTAAGGACGATTGCTCCTCAGCTAGTTGCATGTGTGGCCAACTCAGCTTGCGCTGCTGGTATGATAAA GAGAGCCGTCTGCTGCCTGAGTTCTGCAATGAGGAGCCACCTCTTATATTTGAGTGCAACCATGCCTGCTCATGCTGGAGAAACTGCAAAAACCGTGTGGTACAGAACGGCCTGAG GATAAGACTGCAGTTGTTCAGGACACAGATGATGGGATGGGGTGTCAAGACATTACAGGATATCCCACAAGGAACGTTTGTGTGCGA ATACGTGGGAGAAATCATCTCTGACGCCGAAGCAGATGTCAGAGAAAATGACTCCTATCTTTTCAGTCTGGACAGCAAG GTGGGTGATATGTACTGTGTTGATGCGCGTTTCTACGGCAACATCAGCCGTTTCATAAACCATCACTGCGAGCCGAATCTGTTCCCGTGTCGAGTGTTCACCTCTCACCAGGACCTCAGATTTCCTCACATCGCGTTCTTCGCCTCCAAGAACATCAGTGCCGGAGACGAACTCGG GTTTGATTACGGCGATCACTTTTGGGACGTTAAAGGGAAGCTGTTCAGCTGCCAGTGTGGCTCATCCAAATGCAAGCACTCAGCCACCGCCGTCGCCCAGAGTCAGGCAGACAGCACGCCGGGAGACCAGCAGCCCAGCGCCCTGCCCGATACCAGCTCGTCCACCCCATCCAGCCCCAGCTAA